The DNA region GTACGTGTCCCTGTGCGACCTGGACACCATCTGGGGCATCGTGGTGGAGGCCGTGGCGGGGGCGGGCGCCCTGATCACGCTGCTCCTGATTCTCATCCTCCTGGTGCGCCTGCCGTTCATCAAGGACAAGGAGAAGAAGGACCCCGTGGGCCtccacttcctcttcctcctggggACCCTGGGCCTCTTTGGCCTGACGTTCGCCTTCATCATCCGGGAGGATGAGACCATCTGCTCCGTCCGCCGGTTCCTCTGGGGCGTCCTCTTCGCGCTCTGCTTCTCCTGTCTGCTGAGCCAGGCGTGGCGCGTGCGGAGGCTGGTGCGCCACGGCAAGAGCCCTTCGGGCTGGCAGCTGGTGGGCGTGGCCCTGTGTCTGATGCTGGTGCAGGTCATCATCGCCATCGAGTGGCTGGTGCTGACCGTGCTGCGCGACGAGAAGCCGGCCTGTGCCTACGAGCCGATGGACTTCGCGATGGCCCTCATCTACGACATGGTACTGCTCGTGGCCACCCTGGGGCTGGCCCTCTTCACGCTGTGCGGCAAGTTCAAGAAGTGGAAGCAGAACGGGGTCTGCATCCTGGTCACGGCCTTCCTCTCCGTGCTCGTCTGGGTGGCCTGGATGACCATGTACCTCTTCGGCAATGCGGAGCTGCGGCAGGGAGACGCCTGGGGAGACCCCACCTTGGCCATCACGCTGGTGGCCAGTGGCTGGGTCTTCGTCATCTTCCATGCCATCCCAGAGATCCACTGCACCATCCTGCCTGCCCCGCAGGAGAACGCACCCAACTACTTCGACACGTCGCAGCCGAGGATGCGGGAGACGGCGTTTGAGGAAGACGTGCAGCTGCCGCGGACCTACATGGAGAACAAGGCCTTCTCGATGGATGAACACAGTGCAGGTAAAGTGCGCACCGCC from Mesoplodon densirostris isolate mMesDen1 chromosome 16, mMesDen1 primary haplotype, whole genome shotgun sequence includes:
- the GPRC5B gene encoding G-protein coupled receptor family C group 5 member B isoform X2; the encoded protein is MRTHQVLAFLLLFVIASGASENTSTSRGCGLDLLPQYVSLCDLDTIWGIVVEAVAGAGALITLLLILILLVRLPFIKDKEKKDPVGLHFLFLLGTLGLFGLTFAFIIREDETICSVRRFLWGVLFALCFSCLLSQAWRVRRLVRHGKSPSGWQLVGVALCLMLVQVIIAIEWLVLTVLRDEKPACAYEPMDFAMALIYDMVLLVATLGLALFTLCGKFKKWKQNGVCILVTAFLSVLVWVAWMTMYLFGNAELRQGDAWGDPTLAITLVASGWVFVIFHAIPEIHCTILPAPQENAPNYFDTSQPRMRETAFEEDVQLPRTYMENKAFSMDEHSAALRTGFRNGSLGNRPSAPFRSNVYQPTEMAVVLNGGTIPTAPPSYAGRHLW
- the GPRC5B gene encoding G-protein coupled receptor family C group 5 member B isoform X1, with protein sequence MHLGAEWCDLGQVSQPPQDSCVTGVRTGCVECLAEERKMRTHQVLAFLLLFVIASGASENTSTSRGCGLDLLPQYVSLCDLDTIWGIVVEAVAGAGALITLLLILILLVRLPFIKDKEKKDPVGLHFLFLLGTLGLFGLTFAFIIREDETICSVRRFLWGVLFALCFSCLLSQAWRVRRLVRHGKSPSGWQLVGVALCLMLVQVIIAIEWLVLTVLRDEKPACAYEPMDFAMALIYDMVLLVATLGLALFTLCGKFKKWKQNGVCILVTAFLSVLVWVAWMTMYLFGNAELRQGDAWGDPTLAITLVASGWVFVIFHAIPEIHCTILPAPQENAPNYFDTSQPRMRETAFEEDVQLPRTYMENKAFSMDEHSAALRTGFRNGSLGNRPSAPFRSNVYQPTEMAVVLNGGTIPTAPPSYAGRHLW